The proteins below are encoded in one region of Tomitella fengzijianii:
- a CDS encoding MCE family protein has protein sequence MTAYKGYLRSVIAVVLVLLVGVSAWLVWPGNQRYTVTAYFTSATGIYEGDSVRVLGVPVGEITSITPDGTRSKFELSIDKGVDLPAQATAIVVAQSLVTSRFVQLTPVYTGGEKLEDDAVIPIDRTAVPVEWDEIKKELSKLTEALGPKGDEPGALTDFLNVTGDTLDGNGQRIHDTIKELAAAMNTFSDGSTDLFGTIKNLQVFVNALADSNQQIVSVSGHLARVSDVLADSNQQLDSSLKSLDTAVQDVKGFLTDNRSELSRSIKELSEFTSVIAKKKDRLGQLLHVGPTGLVNFYNIYQPYQGTFTGAIALNNTSNLVDMVCGAMGGSDGTGPNPDVDTCIKALAPVIGSIAMNYPPAGTNPITGITATPDQVVYTDPSMHDVPKLEPPRLLPNATPLSDADIRRTDGGDGKTDADATPGSGLGDLLNPVLPEGGGD, from the coding sequence GGCGACGGGGATCTACGAGGGCGATTCGGTCCGGGTCCTGGGCGTGCCGGTGGGCGAGATCACCTCGATCACCCCGGACGGCACCCGCAGCAAGTTCGAGCTTTCGATCGACAAGGGCGTGGACCTCCCCGCCCAGGCCACTGCGATCGTCGTCGCGCAGAGCCTGGTGACCTCACGTTTCGTGCAGCTCACCCCGGTCTACACCGGCGGCGAGAAGCTCGAAGACGACGCGGTGATCCCCATCGACCGCACCGCGGTTCCGGTCGAATGGGACGAGATCAAAAAGGAGCTGTCCAAACTCACCGAGGCGCTGGGGCCGAAGGGCGACGAGCCCGGCGCTCTCACGGACTTCCTCAACGTCACCGGTGACACGCTCGACGGAAACGGCCAGCGGATCCACGACACGATCAAAGAGCTCGCCGCCGCCATGAACACCTTCTCCGACGGCAGCACGGACCTGTTCGGGACCATCAAGAACCTGCAGGTGTTCGTCAACGCTTTGGCGGACAGCAACCAGCAGATCGTGTCCGTCAGCGGCCATCTGGCCCGGGTCTCCGACGTGCTCGCGGACAGCAATCAGCAGCTGGACTCGTCGCTCAAGAGCCTCGATACGGCGGTGCAGGACGTCAAGGGGTTCCTCACCGACAACCGTTCGGAGCTCAGCCGTTCGATCAAGGAGCTCTCGGAGTTCACGAGCGTCATCGCGAAGAAGAAGGACCGGCTCGGTCAGCTGTTGCACGTGGGACCCACCGGTCTGGTGAACTTCTACAACATCTACCAGCCGTACCAGGGCACCTTCACCGGTGCGATCGCGCTGAACAACACGAGCAATCTGGTGGACATGGTGTGCGGCGCGATGGGCGGTTCGGACGGAACCGGCCCCAACCCGGACGTCGACACATGCATCAAGGCGCTGGCGCCAGTCATCGGTTCCATTGCGATGAACTACCCGCCCGCGGGCACAAACCCGATCACGGGCATCACGGCGACCCCCGACCAAGTGGTCTACACCGATCCGAGCATGCACGACGTCCCCAAGCTCGAACCGCCGCGGCTGTTGCCTAACGCGACCCCGCTGAGCGATGCGGACATCCGGCGGACCGACGGCGGCGACGGCAAGACCGACGCGGACGCGACGCCGGGCAGCGGCCTCGGCGACCTGCTCAATCCTGTGCTGCCGGAAGGAGGCGGTGACTGA
- a CDS encoding MCE family protein — MRSRHCTGRRLIAATALGCAALLASGCTWNGLNSLPLPGTVGTDDDSYEITAVVPNVGTLTQNSPVMIDDVTVGSVRKIVADENWNARVTIGLKAGTNVPRGTRAMVGQASLLGSQYLELDPPEGTDAGAGYLSAGDVIPLQRGGRFPSTEQTLSTLSVVLNGGGLAQLQDITTELNAALGGNEGSLHDLIPRLDELVSTLDEQRGDIVAAMDGVDRLSATVNEQNDVLANALTGLEPATKVLADQKDTLTDAIVALGNFSAKADTVLTESGSDLRSLTKDLKPILAALADAGKKLPETLSLLFTFPFPMETLFNAMRGDYTNLWDEVDLTGQRIQRSLLVGSPAQPWSDTDWAKKMADAGGEIGDPFNPRMPDPAAVEAPGAAPAAGGQGTPGAPAPEAQAPEAQAPNVQAPNVQAPNTQASDTQLPGAAAGGNGPGAAPSAEPEPVFDAPVEDLFGPPATGEGK; from the coding sequence ATGCGAAGCCGGCACTGCACCGGACGGCGATTGATCGCCGCGACTGCACTCGGATGCGCCGCCCTGCTCGCGAGCGGATGCACATGGAACGGCCTGAACTCGCTGCCGCTGCCCGGCACCGTCGGGACGGACGACGATTCGTACGAGATCACCGCGGTGGTGCCCAATGTGGGCACGCTGACGCAGAACTCGCCGGTGATGATCGACGATGTCACCGTGGGCAGCGTCCGCAAGATCGTCGCGGACGAGAACTGGAACGCGCGCGTGACGATCGGCCTCAAGGCTGGGACGAATGTTCCGCGTGGGACCCGCGCGATGGTGGGCCAGGCGAGTCTGTTGGGCTCGCAGTACCTCGAGCTCGATCCGCCCGAGGGGACGGACGCGGGGGCGGGGTATCTCAGCGCCGGGGACGTGATCCCGCTGCAGCGCGGCGGCCGGTTCCCCAGCACGGAGCAGACGCTGTCGACGCTGTCGGTGGTGCTCAACGGCGGCGGTCTGGCGCAGCTGCAGGACATCACCACGGAGCTGAACGCCGCGCTCGGCGGCAACGAGGGCAGCCTGCACGATCTCATCCCCAGGCTCGATGAGCTGGTGTCGACGCTGGACGAGCAGCGCGGCGACATCGTCGCGGCGATGGACGGCGTCGATCGCCTGAGCGCCACCGTCAACGAGCAGAACGACGTGCTGGCGAACGCGCTGACCGGTCTGGAACCGGCCACCAAGGTGCTGGCCGACCAGAAGGACACTCTGACCGATGCGATCGTGGCGCTGGGGAACTTCAGCGCGAAGGCCGACACGGTGCTGACGGAGAGCGGCTCGGATCTGCGCTCGCTCACCAAGGACCTGAAGCCGATCCTCGCGGCCCTGGCGGACGCGGGCAAGAAGCTTCCGGAAACGCTCTCGCTGCTGTTCACCTTCCCGTTCCCGATGGAGACGTTGTTCAACGCGATGCGCGGCGACTACACCAACCTGTGGGACGAGGTGGACCTGACGGGGCAGCGCATCCAGCGCTCGCTGCTCGTCGGCAGCCCCGCCCAACCGTGGTCCGACACCGATTGGGCGAAGAAGATGGCGGACGCCGGCGGTGAGATCGGCGACCCGTTCAATCCGCGGATGCCCGATCCGGCAGCGGTCGAGGCGCCCGGGGCCGCACCGGCGGCGGGCGGTCAGGGCACCCCGGGTGCCCCCGCCCCGGAAGCGCAGGCCCCGGAAGCACAGGCCCCGAACGTGCAGGCCCCGAACGTGCAGGCCCCGAATACTCAAGCCTCTGACACGCAGTTGCCGGGCGCGGCAGCGGGCGGGAACGGCCCGGGCGCGGCGCCGTCCGCGGAGCCTGAGCCCGTGTTCGACGCCCCGGTCGAGGATCTCTTCGGCCCGCCGGCGACAGGAGAAGGCAAATGA